Proteins found in one Lycium ferocissimum isolate CSIRO_LF1 chromosome 6, AGI_CSIRO_Lferr_CH_V1, whole genome shotgun sequence genomic segment:
- the LOC132060104 gene encoding uncharacterized protein LOC132060104 isoform X1, which yields MKRTNRKCRLWWPTHLSSLNQLNNLHSYAFLFGWFISSSEASFDIVVAFACDESALLSINRNMNLERVLQGINRKMPVLLQDKSKFSLLGYYAADCSSNGQLLMVRGKGNKHINSTNKRTCLCAEQLAPGGKRGRWKCGCHKLDKILEQCKTFSLEDNIWVQIVCDNSHAVSRKVELIPKVHHLHRKGEAIFQLDVHVVFYGIPVFGGHHYSLGFKSPSERVTNQCKKPEWVKDLNRKQPYLDLDAVILSINTANAAKVFTEANNSAKRSRVSFHFFCMFSILTWQLLAVLLASFSTIFYVILQSFHVCLIHVSHSYIYVALEKVFCNTCKNLEIRCCQLLYWPVILKDYGLMSQSCVEYAEKAAFHKHSMWTSLVVDLLLGNFFGIILWSRARAACAWVSSFSENATNYLLRTGCVWLMGNPAGFKLNTELAGVLGTISLIAIQIWSTIWWLLGFFLIHLIKVVAVFGSLFGLTAAAALIIDTISLATTHVSILQWLLTLLYSWQIQAVDALWRLFRGRKWNPLRQRLDSYAYSVEQHVVGSLLFTPLLLLLPTTSLFYIFFTIMKTTISFVCIAIQFGISIIHATPYIKIFFWFMRRKRFPSGLWFEIVLCQRNATNSSEVESAGKTASGSENSRHANCCKSTVLVSFLHSNFLSLRQVVWPHYRNVFSDVSRSSIALSAYGVLTGKRTPSAPKIGLPATLPWMSIPYKEYWRLCHEAVLDCRQDYNCQLHQ from the exons atgaaaagaaccAATAGAAAGTGCAGGCTTTGGTGGCCAACACATCTGTCTTCATTAAATCAATTGAATAATTTGCATTCATATGCTTTCTTGTTTGGTTGGTTTATCTCTTCATCTGAAGCTTCTTTTGACATTGTTGTTGCTTTTGCTTGTGATGAATCTGCTCTTCTTTCCATCAACAGAAATATGAATCTTGAg AGGGTTCTTCAAGGCATAAACAGAAAGATGCCTGTGCTTCTACAAGATAAAAGCAAGTTCTCTCTGCTAGGTTATTATGCAGCAGATTGCAGCAGTAATGGGCAGTTACTAATGGTCAGAGGCAAAGGGAACAAGCATATCAACTCTACTAATAAGAGGACGTGCTTGTGTGCTGAACAACTTGCGCCTGGAGGGAAAcgtggaagatggaaatgtggaTGTCACAAATTGGATAAGATACTAGAGCAGTGTAAAACATTCTCTTTAGAGGATAACATTTGGGTGCAGATTGTATGTGATAATTCTCACGCTGTTAGCAGAAAAGTAGAGCTAATACCAAAAGTGCATCATCTACATAGGAAGGGAGAAGCCATATTCCAATTAGATGTCCAC GTAGTGTTTTATGGAATTCCTGTGTTTGGTGGCCACCATTACTCATTGGGTTTCAAGAGTCCATCTGAGCGGGTGACAAACCAGTGCAAGAAGCCTGAATGGGTTAAGGATCTTAACAGGAAGCAGCCATATCTTGACTTG GATGCTGTAATTCTATCTATCAACACTGCTAATGCGGCTAAAGTCTTTACAGAAGCAAATAATTCTGCCAAAAGATCCAGGGTTTCCTTCCATTTCTTTTGCAT GTTTTCTATTTTGACATGGCAACTGCTTGCTGTATTGCTTGCATCATTCTCAACTATCTTCTACGTCATCCTTCAGTCCTTCCATGTCTGTTTGATCCATGTGTCCCACTCGTATATCTATGTTGCATTGGAGAAGGTATTTTGTAATACATGCAAAAATCTGGAAATCCGATGCTGCCAGCTCCTCTATTGGCCGGTTATTCTCAAAGATTATGGTCTCAT GTCTCAATCCTGCGTGGAGTATGCTGAGAAAGCGGCATTTCACAAACATTCCATGTGGACAAGCCTTGTAGTTGATCTACTTCTGGGGAACTTCTTTGGCATCATATTGTGGTCTCGAGCTAGAGCAGCTTGCGCATGGGTTTCAAGTTTTTCTGAAAATGCCACTAACTATCTTCTGCGTACTGGTTGTGTGTGGCTTATGGGAAACCCAGCGGGATTCAAGTTGAACACTGAGCTAGCCGGAGTTCTTGGGACAATTTCCCTGATTGCTATTCAAATTTGGTCTACCATTTGGTGGTTATTGGGTTTCTTCTTGATTCATCTCATAAAAGTAGTTGCTGTATTTGGTTCATTGTTTGGTCTAACTGCAGCCGCTGCTCTGATCATTGACACAATTTCACTAGCAACAACACATGTGTCTATTCTTCAGTGGTTACTTACACTGCTCTATTCATGGCAAATACAGGCAGTAGATGCTTTATGGAGGCTTTTCAG GGGTAGGAAGTGGAATCCTCTTCGTCAGAGACTAGACAGCTATGCATACAGTGTGGAACAGCATGTTGTTGGGTCTCTCCTATTTACTCCGCTTTTACTTCTGCTACCGACGACTTCattattctatattttcttcACCATTATGAAGACAACCATTAGCTTTGTCTGCATAGCCATTCAGTTTGGCATATCTATAATTCATGCCACACCATACATTAAGATTTTCTTTTGGTTCATGAGGAGGAAGCGATTTCCTTCTGGATTATGGTTTGAGATTGTTTTGTGTCAGAGGAATGCCACTAATTCTTCAGAGGTTGAATCTGCTGGTAAGACTGCATCAGGCTCTGAGAATTCTCGCCACGCAAACTGCTGTAAATCGACAGTTCTGGTTTCATTTCTCCACAGCAATTTTTTGAGCTTGA GACAAGTAGTTTGGCCCCACTATAGAAATGTTTTTTCAGATGTATCTAGATCTTCTATTGCATTGTCAGCTTATGGAGTTCTGACAGGGAAAAG AACTCCATCTGCTCCAAAGATTGGTCTTCCCGCTACGCTGCCATGGATGTCTATTCCATACAAAGAATACTGGCGCCTTTGCCATGAAGCAGTCCTCGATTGCAGGCAAGATTACAACTGCCAATTGCACCAATAG
- the LOC132060104 gene encoding N-acetylglucosaminyl-phosphatidylinositol biosynthetic protein gpi1 isoform X4 — protein MSTYVVFYGIPVFGGHHYSLGFKSPSERVTNQCKKPEWVKDLNRKQPYLDLDAVILSINTANAAKVFTEANNSAKRSRVSFHFFCMFSILTWQLLAVLLASFSTIFYVILQSFHVCLIHVSHSYIYVALEKVFCNTCKNLEIRCCQLLYWPVILKDYGLMSQSCVEYAEKAAFHKHSMWTSLVVDLLLGNFFGIILWSRARAACAWVSSFSENATNYLLRTGCVWLMGNPAGFKLNTELAGVLGTISLIAIQIWSTIWWLLGFFLIHLIKVVAVFGSLFGLTAAAALIIDTISLATTHVSILQWLLTLLYSWQIQAVDALWRLFRGRKWNPLRQRLDSYAYSVEQHVVGSLLFTPLLLLLPTTSLFYIFFTIMKTTISFVCIAIQFGISIIHATPYIKIFFWFMRRKRFPSGLWFEIVLCQRNATNSSEVESAGKTASGSENSRHANCCKSTVLVSFLHSNFLSLRQVVWPHYRNVFSDVSRSSIALSAYGVLTGKRTPSAPKIGLPATLPWMSIPYKEYWRLCHEAVLDCRQDYNCQLHQ, from the exons ATGTCCACGTAT GTAGTGTTTTATGGAATTCCTGTGTTTGGTGGCCACCATTACTCATTGGGTTTCAAGAGTCCATCTGAGCGGGTGACAAACCAGTGCAAGAAGCCTGAATGGGTTAAGGATCTTAACAGGAAGCAGCCATATCTTGACTTG GATGCTGTAATTCTATCTATCAACACTGCTAATGCGGCTAAAGTCTTTACAGAAGCAAATAATTCTGCCAAAAGATCCAGGGTTTCCTTCCATTTCTTTTGCAT GTTTTCTATTTTGACATGGCAACTGCTTGCTGTATTGCTTGCATCATTCTCAACTATCTTCTACGTCATCCTTCAGTCCTTCCATGTCTGTTTGATCCATGTGTCCCACTCGTATATCTATGTTGCATTGGAGAAGGTATTTTGTAATACATGCAAAAATCTGGAAATCCGATGCTGCCAGCTCCTCTATTGGCCGGTTATTCTCAAAGATTATGGTCTCAT GTCTCAATCCTGCGTGGAGTATGCTGAGAAAGCGGCATTTCACAAACATTCCATGTGGACAAGCCTTGTAGTTGATCTACTTCTGGGGAACTTCTTTGGCATCATATTGTGGTCTCGAGCTAGAGCAGCTTGCGCATGGGTTTCAAGTTTTTCTGAAAATGCCACTAACTATCTTCTGCGTACTGGTTGTGTGTGGCTTATGGGAAACCCAGCGGGATTCAAGTTGAACACTGAGCTAGCCGGAGTTCTTGGGACAATTTCCCTGATTGCTATTCAAATTTGGTCTACCATTTGGTGGTTATTGGGTTTCTTCTTGATTCATCTCATAAAAGTAGTTGCTGTATTTGGTTCATTGTTTGGTCTAACTGCAGCCGCTGCTCTGATCATTGACACAATTTCACTAGCAACAACACATGTGTCTATTCTTCAGTGGTTACTTACACTGCTCTATTCATGGCAAATACAGGCAGTAGATGCTTTATGGAGGCTTTTCAG GGGTAGGAAGTGGAATCCTCTTCGTCAGAGACTAGACAGCTATGCATACAGTGTGGAACAGCATGTTGTTGGGTCTCTCCTATTTACTCCGCTTTTACTTCTGCTACCGACGACTTCattattctatattttcttcACCATTATGAAGACAACCATTAGCTTTGTCTGCATAGCCATTCAGTTTGGCATATCTATAATTCATGCCACACCATACATTAAGATTTTCTTTTGGTTCATGAGGAGGAAGCGATTTCCTTCTGGATTATGGTTTGAGATTGTTTTGTGTCAGAGGAATGCCACTAATTCTTCAGAGGTTGAATCTGCTGGTAAGACTGCATCAGGCTCTGAGAATTCTCGCCACGCAAACTGCTGTAAATCGACAGTTCTGGTTTCATTTCTCCACAGCAATTTTTTGAGCTTGA GACAAGTAGTTTGGCCCCACTATAGAAATGTTTTTTCAGATGTATCTAGATCTTCTATTGCATTGTCAGCTTATGGAGTTCTGACAGGGAAAAG AACTCCATCTGCTCCAAAGATTGGTCTTCCCGCTACGCTGCCATGGATGTCTATTCCATACAAAGAATACTGGCGCCTTTGCCATGAAGCAGTCCTCGATTGCAGGCAAGATTACAACTGCCAATTGCACCAATAG
- the LOC132060104 gene encoding uncharacterized protein LOC132060104 isoform X5, whose protein sequence is MFSILTWQLLAVLLASFSTIFYVILQSFHVCLIHVSHSYIYVALEKVFCNTCKNLEIRCCQLLYWPVILKDYGLMSQSCVEYAEKAAFHKHSMWTSLVVDLLLGNFFGIILWSRARAACAWVSSFSENATNYLLRTGCVWLMGNPAGFKLNTELAGVLGTISLIAIQIWSTIWWLLGFFLIHLIKVVAVFGSLFGLTAAAALIIDTISLATTHVSILQWLLTLLYSWQIQAVDALWRLFRGRKWNPLRQRLDSYAYSVEQHVVGSLLFTPLLLLLPTTSLFYIFFTIMKTTISFVCIAIQFGISIIHATPYIKIFFWFMRRKRFPSGLWFEIVLCQRNATNSSEVESAGKTASGSENSRHANCCKSTVLVSFLHSNFLSLRQVVWPHYRNVFSDVSRSSIALSAYGVLTGKRTPSAPKIGLPATLPWMSIPYKEYWRLCHEAVLDCRQDYNCQLHQ, encoded by the exons AT GTTTTCTATTTTGACATGGCAACTGCTTGCTGTATTGCTTGCATCATTCTCAACTATCTTCTACGTCATCCTTCAGTCCTTCCATGTCTGTTTGATCCATGTGTCCCACTCGTATATCTATGTTGCATTGGAGAAGGTATTTTGTAATACATGCAAAAATCTGGAAATCCGATGCTGCCAGCTCCTCTATTGGCCGGTTATTCTCAAAGATTATGGTCTCAT GTCTCAATCCTGCGTGGAGTATGCTGAGAAAGCGGCATTTCACAAACATTCCATGTGGACAAGCCTTGTAGTTGATCTACTTCTGGGGAACTTCTTTGGCATCATATTGTGGTCTCGAGCTAGAGCAGCTTGCGCATGGGTTTCAAGTTTTTCTGAAAATGCCACTAACTATCTTCTGCGTACTGGTTGTGTGTGGCTTATGGGAAACCCAGCGGGATTCAAGTTGAACACTGAGCTAGCCGGAGTTCTTGGGACAATTTCCCTGATTGCTATTCAAATTTGGTCTACCATTTGGTGGTTATTGGGTTTCTTCTTGATTCATCTCATAAAAGTAGTTGCTGTATTTGGTTCATTGTTTGGTCTAACTGCAGCCGCTGCTCTGATCATTGACACAATTTCACTAGCAACAACACATGTGTCTATTCTTCAGTGGTTACTTACACTGCTCTATTCATGGCAAATACAGGCAGTAGATGCTTTATGGAGGCTTTTCAG GGGTAGGAAGTGGAATCCTCTTCGTCAGAGACTAGACAGCTATGCATACAGTGTGGAACAGCATGTTGTTGGGTCTCTCCTATTTACTCCGCTTTTACTTCTGCTACCGACGACTTCattattctatattttcttcACCATTATGAAGACAACCATTAGCTTTGTCTGCATAGCCATTCAGTTTGGCATATCTATAATTCATGCCACACCATACATTAAGATTTTCTTTTGGTTCATGAGGAGGAAGCGATTTCCTTCTGGATTATGGTTTGAGATTGTTTTGTGTCAGAGGAATGCCACTAATTCTTCAGAGGTTGAATCTGCTGGTAAGACTGCATCAGGCTCTGAGAATTCTCGCCACGCAAACTGCTGTAAATCGACAGTTCTGGTTTCATTTCTCCACAGCAATTTTTTGAGCTTGA GACAAGTAGTTTGGCCCCACTATAGAAATGTTTTTTCAGATGTATCTAGATCTTCTATTGCATTGTCAGCTTATGGAGTTCTGACAGGGAAAAG AACTCCATCTGCTCCAAAGATTGGTCTTCCCGCTACGCTGCCATGGATGTCTATTCCATACAAAGAATACTGGCGCCTTTGCCATGAAGCAGTCCTCGATTGCAGGCAAGATTACAACTGCCAATTGCACCAATAG
- the LOC132060104 gene encoding uncharacterized protein LOC132060104 isoform X2, producing the protein MKRTNRKCRLWWPTHLSSLNQLNNLHSYAFLFGWFISSSEASFDIVVAFACDESALLSINRNMNLERVLQGINRKMPVLLQDKSKFSLLGYYAADCSSNGQLLMVRGKGNKHINSTNKRTCLCAEQLAPGGKRGRWKCGCHKLDKILEQCKTFSLEDNIWVQIVCDNSHAVSRKVELIPKVHHLHRKGEAIFQLDVHVLFYGIPVFGGHHYSLGFKSPSERVTNQCKKPEWVKDLNRKQPYLDLDAVILSINTANAAKVFTEANNSAKRSRVSFHFFCMFSILTWQLLAVLLASFSTIFYVILQSFHVCLIHVSHSYIYVALEKVFCNTCKNLEIRCCQLLYWPVILKDYGLMSQSCVEYAEKAAFHKHSMWTSLVVDLLLGNFFGIILWSRARAACAWVSSFSENATNYLLRTGCVWLMGNPAGFKLNTELAGVLGTISLIAIQIWSTIWWLLGFFLIHLIKVVAVFGSLFGLTAAAALIIDTISLATTHVSILQWLLTLLYSWQIQAVDALWRLFRGRKWNPLRQRLDSYAYSVEQHVVGSLLFTPLLLLLPTTSLFYIFFTIMKTTISFVCIAIQFGISIIHATPYIKIFFWFMRRKRFPSGLWFEIVLCQRNATNSSEVESAGKTASGSENSRHANCCKSTVLVSFLHSNFLSLRQVVWPHYRNVFSDVSRSSIALSAYGVLTGKRTPSAPKIGLPATLPWMSIPYKEYWRLCHEAVLDCRQDYNCQLHQ; encoded by the exons atgaaaagaaccAATAGAAAGTGCAGGCTTTGGTGGCCAACACATCTGTCTTCATTAAATCAATTGAATAATTTGCATTCATATGCTTTCTTGTTTGGTTGGTTTATCTCTTCATCTGAAGCTTCTTTTGACATTGTTGTTGCTTTTGCTTGTGATGAATCTGCTCTTCTTTCCATCAACAGAAATATGAATCTTGAg AGGGTTCTTCAAGGCATAAACAGAAAGATGCCTGTGCTTCTACAAGATAAAAGCAAGTTCTCTCTGCTAGGTTATTATGCAGCAGATTGCAGCAGTAATGGGCAGTTACTAATGGTCAGAGGCAAAGGGAACAAGCATATCAACTCTACTAATAAGAGGACGTGCTTGTGTGCTGAACAACTTGCGCCTGGAGGGAAAcgtggaagatggaaatgtggaTGTCACAAATTGGATAAGATACTAGAGCAGTGTAAAACATTCTCTTTAGAGGATAACATTTGGGTGCAGATTGTATGTGATAATTCTCACGCTGTTAGCAGAAAAGTAGAGCTAATACCAAAAGTGCATCATCTACATAGGAAGGGAGAAGCCATATTCCAATTAGATGTCCACGTAT TGTTTTATGGAATTCCTGTGTTTGGTGGCCACCATTACTCATTGGGTTTCAAGAGTCCATCTGAGCGGGTGACAAACCAGTGCAAGAAGCCTGAATGGGTTAAGGATCTTAACAGGAAGCAGCCATATCTTGACTTG GATGCTGTAATTCTATCTATCAACACTGCTAATGCGGCTAAAGTCTTTACAGAAGCAAATAATTCTGCCAAAAGATCCAGGGTTTCCTTCCATTTCTTTTGCAT GTTTTCTATTTTGACATGGCAACTGCTTGCTGTATTGCTTGCATCATTCTCAACTATCTTCTACGTCATCCTTCAGTCCTTCCATGTCTGTTTGATCCATGTGTCCCACTCGTATATCTATGTTGCATTGGAGAAGGTATTTTGTAATACATGCAAAAATCTGGAAATCCGATGCTGCCAGCTCCTCTATTGGCCGGTTATTCTCAAAGATTATGGTCTCAT GTCTCAATCCTGCGTGGAGTATGCTGAGAAAGCGGCATTTCACAAACATTCCATGTGGACAAGCCTTGTAGTTGATCTACTTCTGGGGAACTTCTTTGGCATCATATTGTGGTCTCGAGCTAGAGCAGCTTGCGCATGGGTTTCAAGTTTTTCTGAAAATGCCACTAACTATCTTCTGCGTACTGGTTGTGTGTGGCTTATGGGAAACCCAGCGGGATTCAAGTTGAACACTGAGCTAGCCGGAGTTCTTGGGACAATTTCCCTGATTGCTATTCAAATTTGGTCTACCATTTGGTGGTTATTGGGTTTCTTCTTGATTCATCTCATAAAAGTAGTTGCTGTATTTGGTTCATTGTTTGGTCTAACTGCAGCCGCTGCTCTGATCATTGACACAATTTCACTAGCAACAACACATGTGTCTATTCTTCAGTGGTTACTTACACTGCTCTATTCATGGCAAATACAGGCAGTAGATGCTTTATGGAGGCTTTTCAG GGGTAGGAAGTGGAATCCTCTTCGTCAGAGACTAGACAGCTATGCATACAGTGTGGAACAGCATGTTGTTGGGTCTCTCCTATTTACTCCGCTTTTACTTCTGCTACCGACGACTTCattattctatattttcttcACCATTATGAAGACAACCATTAGCTTTGTCTGCATAGCCATTCAGTTTGGCATATCTATAATTCATGCCACACCATACATTAAGATTTTCTTTTGGTTCATGAGGAGGAAGCGATTTCCTTCTGGATTATGGTTTGAGATTGTTTTGTGTCAGAGGAATGCCACTAATTCTTCAGAGGTTGAATCTGCTGGTAAGACTGCATCAGGCTCTGAGAATTCTCGCCACGCAAACTGCTGTAAATCGACAGTTCTGGTTTCATTTCTCCACAGCAATTTTTTGAGCTTGA GACAAGTAGTTTGGCCCCACTATAGAAATGTTTTTTCAGATGTATCTAGATCTTCTATTGCATTGTCAGCTTATGGAGTTCTGACAGGGAAAAG AACTCCATCTGCTCCAAAGATTGGTCTTCCCGCTACGCTGCCATGGATGTCTATTCCATACAAAGAATACTGGCGCCTTTGCCATGAAGCAGTCCTCGATTGCAGGCAAGATTACAACTGCCAATTGCACCAATAG
- the LOC132060104 gene encoding N-acetylglucosaminyl-phosphatidylinositol biosynthetic protein gpi1 isoform X3, translated as MTIHMNLERVLQGINRKMPVLLQDKSKFSLLGYYAADCSSNGQLLMVRGKGNKHINSTNKRTCLCAEQLAPGGKRGRWKCGCHKLDKILEQCKTFSLEDNIWVQIVCDNSHAVSRKVELIPKVHHLHRKGEAIFQLDVHVVFYGIPVFGGHHYSLGFKSPSERVTNQCKKPEWVKDLNRKQPYLDLDAVILSINTANAAKVFTEANNSAKRSRVSFHFFCMFSILTWQLLAVLLASFSTIFYVILQSFHVCLIHVSHSYIYVALEKVFCNTCKNLEIRCCQLLYWPVILKDYGLMSQSCVEYAEKAAFHKHSMWTSLVVDLLLGNFFGIILWSRARAACAWVSSFSENATNYLLRTGCVWLMGNPAGFKLNTELAGVLGTISLIAIQIWSTIWWLLGFFLIHLIKVVAVFGSLFGLTAAAALIIDTISLATTHVSILQWLLTLLYSWQIQAVDALWRLFRGRKWNPLRQRLDSYAYSVEQHVVGSLLFTPLLLLLPTTSLFYIFFTIMKTTISFVCIAIQFGISIIHATPYIKIFFWFMRRKRFPSGLWFEIVLCQRNATNSSEVESAGKTASGSENSRHANCCKSTVLVSFLHSNFLSLRQVVWPHYRNVFSDVSRSSIALSAYGVLTGKRTPSAPKIGLPATLPWMSIPYKEYWRLCHEAVLDCRQDYNCQLHQ; from the exons ATGACTATCCATATGAATCTTGAG AGGGTTCTTCAAGGCATAAACAGAAAGATGCCTGTGCTTCTACAAGATAAAAGCAAGTTCTCTCTGCTAGGTTATTATGCAGCAGATTGCAGCAGTAATGGGCAGTTACTAATGGTCAGAGGCAAAGGGAACAAGCATATCAACTCTACTAATAAGAGGACGTGCTTGTGTGCTGAACAACTTGCGCCTGGAGGGAAAcgtggaagatggaaatgtggaTGTCACAAATTGGATAAGATACTAGAGCAGTGTAAAACATTCTCTTTAGAGGATAACATTTGGGTGCAGATTGTATGTGATAATTCTCACGCTGTTAGCAGAAAAGTAGAGCTAATACCAAAAGTGCATCATCTACATAGGAAGGGAGAAGCCATATTCCAATTAGATGTCCAC GTAGTGTTTTATGGAATTCCTGTGTTTGGTGGCCACCATTACTCATTGGGTTTCAAGAGTCCATCTGAGCGGGTGACAAACCAGTGCAAGAAGCCTGAATGGGTTAAGGATCTTAACAGGAAGCAGCCATATCTTGACTTG GATGCTGTAATTCTATCTATCAACACTGCTAATGCGGCTAAAGTCTTTACAGAAGCAAATAATTCTGCCAAAAGATCCAGGGTTTCCTTCCATTTCTTTTGCAT GTTTTCTATTTTGACATGGCAACTGCTTGCTGTATTGCTTGCATCATTCTCAACTATCTTCTACGTCATCCTTCAGTCCTTCCATGTCTGTTTGATCCATGTGTCCCACTCGTATATCTATGTTGCATTGGAGAAGGTATTTTGTAATACATGCAAAAATCTGGAAATCCGATGCTGCCAGCTCCTCTATTGGCCGGTTATTCTCAAAGATTATGGTCTCAT GTCTCAATCCTGCGTGGAGTATGCTGAGAAAGCGGCATTTCACAAACATTCCATGTGGACAAGCCTTGTAGTTGATCTACTTCTGGGGAACTTCTTTGGCATCATATTGTGGTCTCGAGCTAGAGCAGCTTGCGCATGGGTTTCAAGTTTTTCTGAAAATGCCACTAACTATCTTCTGCGTACTGGTTGTGTGTGGCTTATGGGAAACCCAGCGGGATTCAAGTTGAACACTGAGCTAGCCGGAGTTCTTGGGACAATTTCCCTGATTGCTATTCAAATTTGGTCTACCATTTGGTGGTTATTGGGTTTCTTCTTGATTCATCTCATAAAAGTAGTTGCTGTATTTGGTTCATTGTTTGGTCTAACTGCAGCCGCTGCTCTGATCATTGACACAATTTCACTAGCAACAACACATGTGTCTATTCTTCAGTGGTTACTTACACTGCTCTATTCATGGCAAATACAGGCAGTAGATGCTTTATGGAGGCTTTTCAG GGGTAGGAAGTGGAATCCTCTTCGTCAGAGACTAGACAGCTATGCATACAGTGTGGAACAGCATGTTGTTGGGTCTCTCCTATTTACTCCGCTTTTACTTCTGCTACCGACGACTTCattattctatattttcttcACCATTATGAAGACAACCATTAGCTTTGTCTGCATAGCCATTCAGTTTGGCATATCTATAATTCATGCCACACCATACATTAAGATTTTCTTTTGGTTCATGAGGAGGAAGCGATTTCCTTCTGGATTATGGTTTGAGATTGTTTTGTGTCAGAGGAATGCCACTAATTCTTCAGAGGTTGAATCTGCTGGTAAGACTGCATCAGGCTCTGAGAATTCTCGCCACGCAAACTGCTGTAAATCGACAGTTCTGGTTTCATTTCTCCACAGCAATTTTTTGAGCTTGA GACAAGTAGTTTGGCCCCACTATAGAAATGTTTTTTCAGATGTATCTAGATCTTCTATTGCATTGTCAGCTTATGGAGTTCTGACAGGGAAAAG AACTCCATCTGCTCCAAAGATTGGTCTTCCCGCTACGCTGCCATGGATGTCTATTCCATACAAAGAATACTGGCGCCTTTGCCATGAAGCAGTCCTCGATTGCAGGCAAGATTACAACTGCCAATTGCACCAATAG